Genomic segment of Bacteroidota bacterium:
GTATTGGGTCTGAACCCGCATGCGGGTGATGAAGGATTGGTGGGTAATGAAGAGGAGTCTGTTATTAAACCTGCCATTAAAGATGCAAAGAACAATAATATACTGGCAGTAGGGCCTTACAGTGCTGATGCTTTTTTTGCAAGACGCCAGTTTGAAAAGTTTGATGCAGTATTAGCTATGTATCACGACCAGGGACTTATTCCTTTCAAATCATTAGCTATTGATGAAGGTGTTAACTTCACAGCCGGCCTTCCGGAAGTAAGAACCTCTCCCGATCATGGTGTAGCTTTTGACATAGCCGGAAAAAACAAAGCCGATGTTTCTTCATTTATGAAAGCAGTGTTTGAATGTATTGATATCATCAATATGAGAAACTTTTATGAAGAGAACCGCAAAAACCCAATAAAGAAAGTAACACAAACACTGATGGCCAATGCGGAGGATGAGGATATAGAAGAAAATTAATTCCCATCAATAAAACTTCAGCATGTTCATAATTTAACTACTCAATGTCTGAACTGAAAATAAAAAGACTGCAATGCAGTCTTTTTATTTTTTATACCTGCCAACTTCTTTTGTAGTAAAATTTCTTACTTGTTTTCGGAAACTTACTATGTTGTTATCATTTCTTCTGAAATAAATAAACAAACTGGTCTTTTATTTTCAATTGATATACAGGTGTTATAAAAATACGACATCCTTCTGCGTATATCTTCTATTATTACTTAGTAAAAGTATATATACGATTATATAAAATAACGATAGCCATCGTGAATTTTCACTACGGAAAATTATGACGTATCAAAAGTGGATTTTACTTTTACGTCCGTTAAGTAATTAATTCCGTACCCAATGATGATCAACAGCACAATTAACAACTGCTATAGGCAGTATACAATTCCGGCAAATTTTTCACTGATCTATTTATTGTATTCATTACACATACACCTGCATGTTCTGCAGACAAATACTTATTTATCTTTTTAAACAAAAACATAACCAAGGCCACTAAGCCAAAATTTAATCACCCCTAAAAAAACAAAACAATGAAACATTTCTTCCTGAAAAGCTTTATGACAGCAGCAGTAGTTGCATCAGCTTTTGTTCTTTCTTCTTTCAAATCTGTAAAGAATGAAAAAAAACCGACTGCTAATTGCTATACAATTGAACTTGTGAGCAATAATGTTGTTGGTACAAACTTCGAATGGACATGGAGATTATCAAACCCTAACCCAGGTAATGGTCTTAATGAAACCCTGCAGAATGTAAGCCATTGGGACATTCCATTAGGTGCTCAGGCAGAAGCAGCATTGGTATCTGCTGAGTATAGCTTTGATGGCATTACGTGGACAAGTGTTTCAATTGAGATGGATCGTGACCCATCTATTAAAACATGTACTACAAATGATGTTTTGAAATTTAACGCTGGTACTGTTGGTGCTGAGCCTACCTATTACAGGGCAACTTTCAGCCGTGAGTTTCCAGTTAACCCTAATGCAACATCATATATTAAAGCAGGTGTTCGCCAGGGCTGCAATACTTATTACTATTCAGGTGTGGGAATTGATGCTGCACCAAGAAATGATTAATTCCTGAAATTGAAAATAAAAAAGCTGTCCCTTACTTTAAACTGAGAACAGCTTTTTTATTTCCTTTCGAAATTCATAACAAGAGTGATCTCGTTTTTTTAACTGATTTGCTTAGTTGTTATAAAACATTCGAAACCTAATACTCCGTACCAATGAAAAAAATTTTACTCAATCCGTTTATTTTATTCAGAAATAAATTTCGAATCTATTCGCTGGTTATTTTATTTATTACAATAACTCTTCCTTCGATATCTTTTTCTCAATGTCCCGGCGGTTACACTTCAGCGACTATCAACTGGGACAATCTTGATTACCTCCATAGTTTCGGAGTATATGGTTTAAATAATATTTCTACCATGCAGCCTAATGTTACTGCAGCTATGAGGCAAACTCAAAAATTTACTATTGGAACAAACCAGCTTACTATAAATACATTAATGAATGTGAAAAACTTGGCCTCTCTTTCCGGGGATGTAACTTCACACACAGGAGATGTACCAGGTTTCACCGGTGCTGATATTGATTATATACCGACTGCCGGTCAAACTCTCACGATGACTTTTTTGAACGAAGTACAAAATGCAAGTTTCACATTGTATGATATTGATAAAAGCGCTGTTTTTACAATTACAGCAAGTGGGGCAAGTGGAGCACAATCAGTAGCTGCTGCTACTTATGCTACCAGTGGTGCGTCGATAATTACAATAGGGGCAAATCCATTGTCAAGAACATTAACCGCAACTAGTACGGGATTATCATCACCTGATAATAGGGGAACTGCAACCATTACTGTTGGAGGTCCTGTAAAAACAATTATTATTACCATTACAACATTAGGAACTGATGCAGAATTTTTTCTTTCAGACATTACAGCCTGCATAGCTGAGGCTGGTTTTCCAACAGATTATTATAAACCTTATACCGAGCCTTTCACAGGACAACCTTCTTATTTTCTTGCAAACCCGCAAAACCTTCATGTGTATATGGTGAATGCAAATACTGGCGTAGCTGAATATATTTTTTCAGACCCCGGCACAACAGGCACAAAAATGAACGCTTTTGCTTACGACCCAGTGAATAAATGGTTATACTATGTGATGGATAATTATCCTGTTGCAGGTGGTGGTCCTGACTTTAATAAAGCTTTAAAGAAATATGATTTCAATACAGAGACTATCAGTACTGTATTATCCGATATCACAACGCTGAACATACCTACATTTGAACAGGGTGTAGAATTTGCAGGTGCAGCATTTTACAATGGTTCATTATACCTGGGTTTAGAAGGTACTGACGGTGCTTTTTTCACTACCAATGTTGAATCTTTTGTTTGGAAAATAGATTTTAATGCTGCTGGTGTTCCAATAAACGCTGCGCAGGCTTTTGCTTTACCTGGTGATGATGGAGTTGGAAATCCAACTCATGACTGGGGTGATTTTGCAATTAAAGATGGAATAATGATAACCCATGCTACGGGTTTAACCTCCGGCAATAACAGGTATGTACATTTTAATATGCAAACCGGTGCAAGCACTACCTATGCGGGTAATGCTGAAAGCGCAGGCCAGATAGGTCAAACATGGGATGGAGCTATTTACAGAGTAAAGAATCATGTTGCCATATATAATAATAACGGAACAATCGGAACACAAACTTTAATAACTACAACATCATGCTCTCCAGCATGGATCCCTAATGCAGGTGATGCATCAGATCCTTTTAAACCAAAATGCGATTTTGGAGATGCCCCTGCCACTTATGATCCTGTTGCACTTTCACCTGCAGTTCACCAAAAGCATTGCAATAATGATCTATTAAGAATTGGGAGTGCCTGGGACAGAGAATGGAGCAAGAATACTTCCGCTGATGCATCAGGTGATGCCTCAGATGAAGATGGCATAACTACTGTTACCCTTCTGAATTCGAACGGGGTTACTTATAACCACGTACAGCAAATAACTGTTACTAATAATACCGGCTCTAATGCTACTCTTGGTGCATGGCTTGATTATAATGTGAATGGAGTTTTTGATATAGGCGAAGGGAGAATAATAACGGTTCCTTCAACCTTTTCAGGTACACAAACTGTTACGGTCACCTGGTCTTCCTTGAATATTCCGGTTGGTACGGCCAATACATTCTTACGGGTAAGATTGGTTTCCGGCAGCACAGCTCTTACAACAAGTAATGCCACGGGCTGGTATGATGACGGAGAAGTGGAAGATTATCCTGTTATATCAAGTAATTTGCCTCTTAATATTAATCTTATCGATTTTACTGCAAATGCAAATACAGATAAAACTGTAGTATTAAAATGGACTGCCATAAGCGATGACGAATCCGATGGATTTGAAATACAGAGAAGCGTTGATCAGAATAAATGGATCACACTTGGCTGGAAAAATACAGATAAGTATAACAGTTTAGTAAACTATGAATTCACGGACCAAATGCCGAATACCGGAACTAATTACTACCGGTTAAAGCTGGTTGACAAAAATGGTCTTTCACGATTTAGCAATACAAAACAGGTGTATATTGATGTTATAAAAAATTCAATCACCGTATTACCTAACCCGCTGAATAATTCGGGAACACTGGTAATTAATGGAGTCAATAATACCACCGCCACTTTAAGAATAAAAAATATTTCTGGTCAAAGCATTGTGAGCAAGAATGTGATCATCAATAAAGGTGAAAACAGGATACCGCTTGATGTATCAATGCTACAACCCGGAATTTATATTGTAGAATTAACAACTAACGAAAAAGTTCATGCAAATAAGATCTCTGTGATCCGATAATGTATTCTGAACGGGATAAACCTTGATCTTCATTCTTCCTTGTGAACAAAAAAAGCGACCGGTTAACGGTCGCTTTTTACTTGTATAAGTATGACTAAAATTGATTTTACTGCAATGCCGGGTTTATTTTACAGAAGCATCTGTGTTTTGCTGAGCTGACTTACGCCGGGCCTTTTGTTTCAGGTTATAGGTAAGGCTCACCAACAGAAACCGTGGAACCACATTTGAACGGGTATCTTCAACATAATTATCACTTGCTGTTGTGTTCACCCCTTTATTACGATTGAGTATATCATAAACAGTAAGCTTTATTTCGGCCGCATTACTTTTAAGAAACTGTTTAGCTATAGCCATATTCCATAAAAGAACTTCCTGGTTAAATCCTTCTGACCTGCCCGCGTTGAGGAAATAATCAAAATCGGTGAGCACAAAAAAAGACTTCGGAAACCTGTAACTAAAGTCAGCTGACCATGATTGCTTAAAATACTCAGTATTTTCATCCGGGCTGAAAGTGTATTTTAATTTATTGTAAGTGAAATTTCCAGACAATCCCAGATCAAAATTTGATTTGCTGTAATTAAATGCGATCGATTGTGTAACTGCAAAAATGTTTGTATAAGTTTTTATTTTATAAATCGAATTTACCTCCCTGCTATAATAAGCCATTGTTGTAAAATTCAGATTGCCCCCTTTCATTTTTCGAAATGGAAAACCAAATGCGAACATACCCGAACTGTTATAAGACCCGTTCATATTTTCAGGTCTTATAATTACAGACACCGTTCCGACTGAATCCATCGTATTCACAATTTTATTAGCAGTAGTATTGAAATTTAGATTAGAATTAAAAAAAACAAATGATCGTGTATTAAAAGTATTATACCCGATACTGATGTTACTTGCAAATTCCTGTTTCAAAGAAGGGTTACCTGTTTTAACCTGCAATGGGTTAGAGTAATCCAGGACATTTTGTACTTGCGTTACAGTTGGTGTATTCGTTCTTCCCCGATAAGACAATCGGAAGTTTTTAGATCTGCTCATTGAGAAATTGAAGCTTGCAGTCGGAAATATATTAATAAACCGCTGGTTGAGAGTTGTATCTTTTCCTGTATGTGCTATTATACTTCTGCTTTTCAGTTCTGTTTGCTGGGCAGCCATACCCAATTGGTAATTAAACTTCTTTTTAAATGCCCTATAGTTTGTTCCTAAACGACTGGAAGAATTCCTATACTCGAAATAATTTGTTTGATAGAGATTCAACACCATATACTTTCCAGAAACAGAATCATAGTCGAATGTTTTTTTATCAGAAATATTTCTACTATCAGAATATGCATAGTTAAACTCCAGTAGTTTGCCCTTACCCACTGGTTCAGTATATGAAGCACTGAAAATATTGTTATTGTTATCAGCGAATTGGTCACCTTTCTGATCGACGCTAATAAAATCCAAAACATCGCCATTCAGGTCATAGGTAAGAATTGGGTTCAGCGTAAAATTATCTGATTCATTTTTTACATACCCGTTTCGCCATCCGAATGTAAAGGTCCTCCCCTGCTTCTTAAATTTCCGGCGATATAAAAATTCGCCAGAGTAATTAATCCCATCCCTGTTATCGAGCCTGATTGTTTTACCAGTAAGAGCCAGGTATTTATTCATTGCCTCAGAAACCGTAAAAAGAGTATCTGCATATGCACCACCCGATTCCTGAATGGAAATATTACCGGTATATAACAAAGAGTTCATTGAATCCATTTTGAACTCCCATCTTGCATTGACACGATGACTCTTGTTTTTAGTTTGTGAATTACTGATTGCATTTTCTACCGATGATGAGTCCCCCGGAAAAGAATATTTCTTATACCTCTGCTGCTTCAGGTTGAATTCATTTTCTGAAAAATGGTAACTACTGCTGAAATCTACTTTTGTTCCCCACATATCATTATAATTGATACCGGCAGAGCGGGGCATGCTGATACCGGTAATGATCCCTGAAGCATTCATTCCACCGGATGAAACACTACTGCCTGAATTACCCTGACTGAACTGTGTCGTACCCTGCGAGCCATTATCATTAAATGAATAACCCTGCTTATTGGTATTATTTGCAGTTCCAATAATTGAAACACGTTGTTCATCACGAAAACGATTATATGACAAATTACCATCGTAACGTTTATCAGTTCCTGCACCTGCAGTGAACTTGCCAAAGTCTCCGCGGTTCCTGTCTTTCTTTAGTTTTATATTAATCGTTTTTGCTTTACTTCCATCATCAATCTTTGTAAACTTAGCCTGTTCACTCATATCATCATACACCTGTATCTGGTCAACCATATCTGCTGTGATGTTTCTTGTAGCAAGTTTTGGGTCATTACCAAAAAACTCTTTTCCATTCACATAAACTTTCTGTACTGATTCGCCCATTGAACTGATCGATCCGTCCTTTTGTACCTGCATACCGGGTATTTTTTTCAAGACATCTTCTACTGTTGCATCCGGGCGGTTGTTAAATGCGCCAGGTTTATACGAAATAGTATCACCATTTATACGAACCGGTGCATTATCGATAACTGTGACACCCTCCAATATCTTATAATTTTTTTGCAAAAAAATATTTCCTGCATCGACAGCTTTATTCTCTTTTGAAACTGAAATCTTTTTTTGAAAGTACTCATACCCATTAAATGAAACAGTGAGAAGATACTCACCATAAGTAAGCCCGATGATTTCAAAAATTCCTTTTTTATCAGTAATAGAAAAACCGACGAGAGATGAATCAGCTTTTTTAAATACGGTTGCGGTGGCCTCAGATAAATTTTGTTTCAGTGCTGAATCAATAACCTTTCCTTTAACCGATCCGTTTTGAGAAAGAGAAAATAGCGGTGCTATAGCTAGTAAACTATAAAGCAGGTAGCTTTTCATGAATTGGATTTGTAATATTCGACGATAACCAGAAAATCTTGTAACCAAGATGCCTGATTATCTTGTAAAAAACGAAGACTTTGGAGTTTTAATTGCGTGAATTGCAGTGTATTTGATGACTATGGGAATACTACTTAGTTAAATACCTCATCCTTTATTCCCTGATTGATTTCATACTTCGAATAGTGAATTTCTACCCGGCCTTTCTTAGATTTTTCTTTCTCTGCAGGTTTATTTGTCCTGTTATCATAATCTATCGTCACTCCTTTAGGTAGTTTGAATTCTCTTGGGTTGAAAGTAAATTCTACTTTATCAGGCAAGGCCCAGCTTTTTTGCGTGCCATAACTCAGCACCAGCTCGTATGTTCCGTTTTCTTTTGAACTGATAACTGATTTTATCAGCAGCATATCGGTTTCATCCACATATAAAGTTGCCCTGGAAATATCATTTTTGTCATCCACTGGAAATATTTTTATGACCCGGCAATTTTTTCCATCTACTTTTTCATTCCCCCCATCAATGGTTTCATACTCCGTTATTGTAAGTACATTGTTTGGATTAATATTAATAGTGCCTTTAGGAATGAGTGAAATCCCTTTTTCATTTTTTATCTTCAGTTTATCCGGCTTTTTATAATATACTTTTACTGTAGCAACCGGTGCTTTTATAAAAACAACATTTGTTTTAAGCTTACCGGTTGCAGTATAATCAGCCACTTTATCATACTTCTCTTTTACCTGCTTCAGCACTTCCTTTACATCCGTAACAGAATGAAGCCGATGACTATCGGCTGAGACAAGCATAAACAGAACAATAACGAAAGACCAATGTTTTAGCATACAAACCTGTTTAACTTAAAATTTCTTTCTTTCTGAAATACCGGGTAGTGATAAACAAAAACAGACAGATATATCCCAGCAAAATTAAGGCACTCTTCACCAGTGCAAATGGATTTTCAATAGAGCCATCAATAGTATTCCCTTCCGCATCAGTAAGAACATAAAAGAAACCTTTCCAGCCAAGCATATGGGACGTAAATGAATAAGGAATGATCGTTTCCTCGAAAACAGGTACTCTTAATTGTTCAATAATAGTAAAAACAATAACGATACAAACAGTGGCAACAATCGGCCCGATTGAATTTTCTGAAAAAGCAGATAACATTAACGCCAATGCTGCAATTGTGGTTAAGGCCAGTGCTGCAAAAACAAATGCCGCAATAAAACGCCAGAGCACATCATAACTGTTCATCAGGTGAATTGAATTCTCTTTAAATACCAGCAAATCGTTGGTGCCGAATAGGAGCATACTGGTAAATAATGCAAGTACTGCCATCCAGATAAGTAGCAATACAACATACACTGAACTTGCAGCAAATTTTGCCAGTACAATTTCCGTACGTGATACAGGTCGGCCTACCAACAAACGTAAGGTGCCGGCATTTGCTTCACCGGAGATCATATCGCCTGCAATCAAAGCTACCAGCAGCGGAACATGAATAAGAATCGT
This window contains:
- a CDS encoding T9SS type A sorting domain-containing protein, with protein sequence MKKILLNPFILFRNKFRIYSLVILFITITLPSISFSQCPGGYTSATINWDNLDYLHSFGVYGLNNISTMQPNVTAAMRQTQKFTIGTNQLTINTLMNVKNLASLSGDVTSHTGDVPGFTGADIDYIPTAGQTLTMTFLNEVQNASFTLYDIDKSAVFTITASGASGAQSVAAATYATSGASIITIGANPLSRTLTATSTGLSSPDNRGTATITVGGPVKTIIITITTLGTDAEFFLSDITACIAEAGFPTDYYKPYTEPFTGQPSYFLANPQNLHVYMVNANTGVAEYIFSDPGTTGTKMNAFAYDPVNKWLYYVMDNYPVAGGGPDFNKALKKYDFNTETISTVLSDITTLNIPTFEQGVEFAGAAFYNGSLYLGLEGTDGAFFTTNVESFVWKIDFNAAGVPINAAQAFALPGDDGVGNPTHDWGDFAIKDGIMITHATGLTSGNNRYVHFNMQTGASTTYAGNAESAGQIGQTWDGAIYRVKNHVAIYNNNGTIGTQTLITTTSCSPAWIPNAGDASDPFKPKCDFGDAPATYDPVALSPAVHQKHCNNDLLRIGSAWDREWSKNTSADASGDASDEDGITTVTLLNSNGVTYNHVQQITVTNNTGSNATLGAWLDYNVNGVFDIGEGRIITVPSTFSGTQTVTVTWSSLNIPVGTANTFLRVRLVSGSTALTTSNATGWYDDGEVEDYPVISSNLPLNINLIDFTANANTDKTVVLKWTAISDDESDGFEIQRSVDQNKWITLGWKNTDKYNSLVNYEFTDQMPNTGTNYYRLKLVDKNGLSRFSNTKQVYIDVIKNSITVLPNPLNNSGTLVINGVNNTTATLRIKNISGQSIVSKNVIINKGENRIPLDVSMLQPGIYIVELTTNEKVHANKISVIR